A portion of the Carya illinoinensis cultivar Pawnee chromosome 11, C.illinoinensisPawnee_v1, whole genome shotgun sequence genome contains these proteins:
- the LOC122280836 gene encoding glutathione S-transferase T3-like, producing the protein MTTLIDEDPFFTTLLESGEGGINNPIVEAAFVDVQATQPQREKRAPKHKSQRGVSFTIEEDTLLISAWLNVSIDSIRGTDQTSTQLWSRIYDYYSTYKKPNSQERSVPSLTNRWSTIQKCVNKFCGSMAQVEGMHPSGATELDKIDKAKILYRETQKTNFTLDHCWNLLKNQPKWQTHMETVRRRDNVSRSGSTPNSIQLGDPMENVPVECERPPGKKVEKEREKKRKSREREDKEFSEALREMTDDRKILMVERKESLMRVENRNAELLEIKKKKVEMEIKAQEERSMILAEKKRKNDMEIMKLDIGSMNSVQQEYFHNLQMEILEEQRNKA; encoded by the exons aTGACCACTTTAATTGATGAGGATCCCTTCTTCACCACATTGTTGGAAAGTGGTGAGGGTGGTATAAACAACCCTATTGTGGAGGCTGCTTTCGTTGATGTCCAAGCGACACAACCTCAACGGGAAAAAAGAGCACCTAAACATAAATCCCAGCGGGGTGTGTCATTTACTATTGAGGAAGATACTCTCCTCATTTCAGCTTGGCTTAACGTTAGTATAGATTCCATACGGGGGACTGACCAAACCTCCACACAATTGTGGAGTAGAATTTATGATTACTACTCCACTTATAAAAAACCTAACAGTCAAGAACGATCTGTACCATCGTTGACCAATCGGTGGTCAACCATTCAAAAATGTGTCAATAAATTTTGTGGTTCTATGGCTCAAGTTGAAGGAATGCATCCAAGCGGTGCAACCGAGCTAGACAAG ATTGACAAGGCAAAAATTTTGTATCGAGAGACCCAAAAAACCAACTTCACCTTGGATCATTGTTGGAATCTTTTAAAGAACCAACCGAAATGGCAAACACACATGGAGACCGTAAGAAGAAGAGACAATGTCTCACGTTCAGGTAGTACTCCAAACTCAATACAATTAGGGGACCCAATGGAAAATGTACCTGTGGAGTGTGAGAGACCTCCGGGGAAAAAggttgaaaaagaaagagagaaaaaaagaaaaagtagggAAAGAGAAGATAAAGAATTTAGTGAGGCCTTAAGGGAAATGACAGATGATAGGAAGATTCTAATggtagagagaaaagaaagcttAATGAGGGTAGAAAACCGCAATGCTGAGTTATtggaaattaagaagaaaaaggttgaaatggaaattaaggCTCAAGAAGAAAGATCTATGATATTAgctgaaaagaagagaaaaaatgatATGGAAATAATGAAATTGGATATTGGGTCTATGAATTCTGTGCAGCAAGAGTATTTCcataatcttcaaatggaaattcttgaggaacaaagaaataagGCCTAG
- the LOC122280345 gene encoding coiled-coil domain-containing protein 97, with the protein MVSREGMESIAERLSAQENLYFPQAIQSDTKEPSQRKAVLLDLLSRDIALFLERYGSLLTSNELREFDALKDDYEINWHLKHLRSIMSPTLDELKSRSVTVKNRRRAYLNRLIHDGQYFSEDAMREREPYLHHEYVGKYQDPSGRSMARPGERWSETLMRRSEEAFLVAKIRMEQQRLGVDERDWIGNDRNQGEEREELEQEEQEEEEEEEEEDEEEEEDAEGEDLEEHKKANVATQSGEMVLDHPDANDSAQSITVRQSEEVTLSVAEIQDQMDQFTHIMQQKFLLGEDYEHIDYSKIDNDETLDDHWQREANHDAEEKYFAED; encoded by the exons ATGGTGAGCAGGGAAGGAATGGAGAGCATAGCAGAAAGGCTGTCGGCGCAGGAGAACCTCTACTTTCCTCAGGCTATCCAATCTGACACCAAAGAGCCATCTCAGCGCAAGGCAGTCCTCCTTGACCTCCTCTCCCGAGATATCGCCCTCTTCTTGG AAAGATATGGGTCACTGCTTACAAGCAACGAGCTTCGGGAATTTGATgcacttaaagatgattatgaaATCAATTGGCACTTAAAGCACCTCAGAAGCATAATGAGTCCGACATTGGATGAGTTGAAGTCAAGATCAGTGACAGTGAAGAACCGGAGACGGGCCTACTTGAATAGACTGATACATGATGGGCAGTATTTTTCGGAGGATGCAATGAGGGAAAGAGAACCCTATTTGCATCATGAGTACGTAGGTAAGTATCAAGATCCAAGTGGAAGAAGCATGGCAAGACCAGGGGAACGGTGGTCAGAGACTCTGATGAGAAGATCAGAGGAAGCATTTTTGGTTGCAAAGATAAGAATGGAGCAACAGAGGTTAGGTGTGGATGAGAGGGACTGGATTGGTAATGATAGAAACcaaggagaagaaagagaagagcTAGAACAAGAAGAgcaggaggaagaggaggaagaagaggaggaggatgaggaagaagaagaggatgcAGAAGGGGAGGATCTAGAAGAACATAAGAAGGCTAATGTGGCTACGCAATCTGGAGAG ATGGTCTTGGATCACCCTGATGCAAACGATAGTGCCCAGTCAATAACAGTAAGACAGAGTGAGGAAGTGACTTTGTCTGTGGCAGAGATCCAAGATCAGATGGACCAATTCACCCACATCATGCAGCAGAAATTTCTATTAGGGGAAGATTATGAGCATATAGATTATTCAAAAATAGACAACGATGAGACCTTGGATGATCACTGGCAGAGGGAAGCCAACCATGATGCCGAGGAAAAATATTTCGCTGAAGATTGA